A section of the Flavobacteriales bacterium genome encodes:
- a CDS encoding four helix bundle protein: MNRFKNLVVWQQALSLSVEVYRLTEKFPKKEVYGLASQMQRAGVSVPSNIAEGAARNHDGEFYHFLGIACGSAAELYTQTMIARELEYITREQSDKITGELDHIMNRIFKLQEQLETKNKKRPTRS, translated from the coding sequence ATGAACCGCTTCAAGAACTTGGTCGTGTGGCAGCAGGCGCTTTCGCTCTCCGTTGAAGTCTATCGGCTAACAGAGAAGTTCCCAAAGAAGGAGGTCTATGGCCTAGCCAGTCAGATGCAGCGTGCAGGTGTATCGGTTCCGAGCAACATCGCAGAAGGTGCTGCCCGCAATCATGACGGCGAGTTCTACCACTTCCTCGGCATAGCCTGTGGATCAGCCGCAGAACTCTACACCCAAACGATGATCGCCAGGGAACTTGAGTACATCACCCGTGAGCAATCGGACAAGATCACTGGTGAACTGGACCACATCATGAACCGGATCTTCAAGCTGCAGGAACAGCTGGAGACCAAGAACAAGAAACGCCCGACGCGCAGCTAG
- a CDS encoding Fic family protein, whose translation MSAVHTFRLDLTWDLLQAISRVDRFAGEWAGIERREGRSLKHLKSIATIQSVGASTRIEGSRLDDAAVDALLAQLDITKLEDRDQQEVAGYFEALDTLSEAYADIRIGESELKHLHKLTLQYSTKDAWHRGGYKQRSNAVEATLPDGSRTVVFTTTPPGVETEDAMRALVAWYGKGDAVHPLVRVAAFCYEFVTIHPFQDGNGRLSRLLATLLLLQQGYPWVQYVSFEHEIERRKQEYYRVLRTCQANRPGEDIGPWLHFFLDCLVVMMEKLRAKLEAKGAITDLNERQRNILRYVQAHAGAQAGGIAKALGIPLPTVKKDLETMVAAEVLVREGGGAGDALYRALSHARGERHVQVRSLPPE comes from the coding sequence ATGTCCGCGGTCCACACCTTCCGCCTCGACCTCACCTGGGACCTGCTCCAGGCCATCAGCCGGGTGGACCGCTTCGCCGGGGAGTGGGCCGGCATCGAACGCCGCGAAGGCCGCTCGCTCAAGCACCTCAAGTCCATCGCCACCATTCAGAGCGTGGGCGCTTCCACCCGTATCGAGGGAAGCCGCCTCGACGATGCTGCTGTGGACGCCCTGCTGGCCCAGCTCGACATCACCAAACTGGAGGACCGCGACCAGCAGGAGGTGGCCGGCTACTTCGAGGCGCTCGATACGCTGAGTGAGGCTTATGCCGACATCCGCATTGGCGAGAGCGAACTGAAACACCTGCACAAGCTCACGCTCCAGTACAGCACCAAGGACGCTTGGCACCGCGGTGGCTACAAGCAGCGCTCCAACGCCGTGGAGGCCACCCTGCCGGACGGTAGTCGCACGGTGGTCTTCACCACCACTCCGCCCGGCGTGGAGACCGAGGACGCCATGCGTGCGCTGGTCGCGTGGTACGGTAAAGGCGATGCCGTGCATCCGCTGGTGCGTGTCGCGGCCTTCTGTTACGAGTTCGTCACCATCCATCCGTTCCAGGACGGCAACGGCCGCCTCAGCCGCCTGCTGGCCACCTTGCTCCTGCTGCAACAGGGCTATCCCTGGGTGCAGTACGTCAGCTTCGAGCACGAGATCGAGCGGCGCAAGCAGGAATACTACCGGGTGCTGCGCACCTGCCAGGCCAACCGCCCCGGCGAGGACATCGGCCCCTGGCTGCACTTCTTCCTGGACTGCCTGGTGGTGATGATGGAGAAGCTCCGCGCCAAGCTGGAGGCGAAGGGCGCCATCACCGACCTGAACGAACGCCAACGCAATATCCTGCGCTACGTGCAGGCGCATGCCGGGGCGCAGGCGGGCGGCATTGCGAAGGCCTTGGGCATACCACTACCCACGGTGAAGAAGGACCTGGAAACGATGGTGGCCGCAGAGGTGCTGGTCCGCGAAGGGGGTGGGGCGGGGGACGCACTATACCGCGCATTGAGTCATGCGCGAGGTGAACGGCATGTACAAGTGCGTTCCTTACCGCCGGAGTGA
- a CDS encoding SHOCT domain-containing protein, whose protein sequence is MKGSILFMLIAGVIILLLVFTEAVGGFGAFGLILLLAMVGGVWYNIDKQKERKELTDQLTGELARLEGFSSTKKLIGPWGLIAIDNDSKQIAFKEGHGSVKKYSYSDIIGCEVIEDGETTYRKSGALGRAVVGGIIAGGAGAIIGGVTAKGQENKEVKTVDFKLLLRDTNNPSFRIRFFDAWEETARTKKSVKHSDSVYGTNLRKAIDDLNTWKETIEVIIDQEDRKAGHMSVSQQASLSDELLKLDDLRSKGILTQAEFEQQKAKLLG, encoded by the coding sequence ATGAAAGGCAGCATTCTCTTCATGCTCATCGCGGGCGTGATAATTCTCCTCTTGGTGTTTACAGAAGCTGTAGGTGGCTTCGGTGCCTTTGGTCTTATACTTCTGTTGGCCATGGTTGGAGGCGTTTGGTACAACATCGACAAGCAGAAAGAGCGCAAGGAACTGACCGACCAACTGACCGGGGAACTGGCGAGGCTTGAAGGCTTCTCGAGTACGAAGAAGCTCATCGGTCCTTGGGGATTGATCGCCATAGACAATGACAGTAAGCAGATTGCGTTCAAGGAAGGCCATGGAAGCGTTAAGAAGTACAGCTACTCGGATATCATTGGATGCGAGGTAATCGAGGATGGTGAAACAACCTATCGCAAATCTGGAGCCCTTGGCCGGGCAGTGGTTGGCGGGATCATTGCTGGGGGCGCTGGCGCAATCATCGGCGGAGTAACAGCTAAGGGTCAGGAGAACAAAGAAGTAAAGACCGTGGACTTCAAATTGCTCTTGCGAGACACAAACAATCCGAGCTTCCGCATCCGCTTCTTCGACGCATGGGAAGAAACGGCTCGCACCAAGAAGAGTGTGAAGCACAGCGATTCGGTGTACGGCACCAATCTGCGAAAGGCAATCGACGACTTAAACACATGGAAAGAGACCATTGAGGTCATCATTGATCAAGAAGACCGCAAAGCCGGACACATGAGTGTTTCCCAACAGGCGTCGCTTTCTGATGAGCTACTGAAGCTCGACGACCTCAGATCAAAAGGTATCCTTACCCAAGCGGAGTTTGAGCAACAGAAGGCTAAGCTTCTTGGCTAG
- a CDS encoding enoyl-CoA hydratase/isomerase family protein yields MSKPTSAKASAGKRNIRKIAVLGSGVMGSRIACHFANIGAEVLLLDIPAKEGPKNKVVDDALAAAIKSNPAPLYDARFAKRISTGNFDDDLPKIKDCDWIIEVVIERLDIKQQVLANVEKHRTPGTLITTNTSGIPIHAIAQGRSDDFRRHFCGTHFFNPPRYLPLLELIPGPDTDPAVLDFLEDYGQRILGKVTVRCQDTPAFIANRIGVFGIMGLFHLVQEMGLTVEEVDRLTGPVLGRPKSATFRTADVVGLDTLVKVAQGVKDNCPNDEQNALFAIPGYLQQMVEQNMLGSKTGKGFFFKDRSSPKGEILALDLKTLEYRPQVKPKFATLDAAKKEDDLRKRTALLYNGTDKAGEFYRKSFHGLFAYVSHRIPENLSRDSGITDALYKIDDAMRAGFGWELGPFEAWDAIEIGKVKAEMGKTGAPAIAPWVDEMLAAGHTSFYKTEGGKRMYYDAASKGYKVIPRADGILVLSDLPESSVVWKNSAATVRHLGDGILSVSWTSKMNTIGAEVIQGLNKAIDLAEQGYRGLVVYNDGANFSAGANVGMIFMMAVEQEYDDLEMAVRTFQNTMMRMRYSSIPVVAAPHQLTLGGGTELCLHADKVVAHAETYMGLVEFGVGVIPGGGGTKEFALRLADELKEGDIRINAMRERFLTIGQAKVATSGHEAFALGYLRKGQDEVIVSRAHQLAYAKACALELWNKGYTKPAPRKDIKVLGQEGLGIVYVGANSMLSGNYISQHDALISEKLGYVLCGGDLSEATEVSEQYLLDLERKAFVELCMQRKTLERLQSIITSGKVLRN; encoded by the coding sequence ATGAGCAAACCAACCTCCGCCAAGGCTTCGGCCGGCAAACGAAACATCCGCAAGATCGCCGTGCTAGGCTCCGGCGTCATGGGCAGCCGCATCGCATGCCACTTCGCCAACATCGGTGCTGAAGTGCTGCTGCTGGACATCCCAGCCAAAGAAGGCCCCAAGAACAAAGTGGTGGATGATGCCCTCGCCGCCGCGATCAAGAGCAATCCTGCGCCGCTGTACGATGCCCGCTTCGCCAAGCGCATCAGCACCGGCAACTTCGACGACGACCTGCCGAAGATCAAGGACTGCGACTGGATCATCGAGGTGGTCATCGAGCGGCTCGACATCAAGCAGCAGGTGCTGGCCAACGTGGAGAAGCACCGCACGCCCGGCACCCTCATCACCACCAACACCAGTGGCATCCCCATCCACGCCATCGCACAGGGCCGCAGCGACGACTTCCGCCGGCACTTCTGCGGCACGCACTTCTTCAACCCGCCGCGCTACCTGCCGCTGCTGGAGCTGATCCCCGGTCCGGACACCGACCCCGCGGTGCTCGACTTCCTGGAGGACTACGGCCAGCGCATCCTCGGCAAGGTCACCGTGCGCTGCCAGGACACGCCCGCCTTCATCGCCAACCGCATCGGCGTGTTCGGCATCATGGGCCTTTTCCACCTGGTGCAGGAGATGGGCCTCACCGTTGAGGAAGTGGACCGTCTCACCGGTCCCGTGCTCGGCCGCCCCAAGAGCGCCACCTTCCGCACCGCCGACGTGGTGGGCCTGGACACGCTGGTGAAAGTGGCCCAGGGCGTGAAGGACAACTGCCCCAACGACGAGCAGAACGCGCTCTTCGCCATCCCCGGCTACCTGCAGCAGATGGTGGAGCAGAACATGCTCGGCAGCAAAACGGGCAAAGGCTTCTTCTTCAAGGACCGCAGTTCACCCAAGGGCGAGATCCTCGCGCTCGACCTGAAGACGCTGGAATACCGTCCGCAGGTGAAGCCCAAGTTCGCCACGCTGGATGCCGCGAAGAAGGAGGACGACCTGCGCAAGCGCACCGCCCTGCTCTACAACGGCACGGACAAGGCCGGCGAGTTCTACCGCAAGAGCTTCCACGGGCTCTTCGCCTACGTGAGCCACCGGATCCCGGAGAACCTGTCCCGCGACAGCGGGATCACCGACGCGCTGTACAAGATCGACGACGCCATGCGCGCGGGCTTCGGCTGGGAGCTGGGACCCTTCGAGGCGTGGGATGCCATTGAAATAGGAAAGGTGAAAGCTGAAATGGGAAAGACCGGCGCTCCAGCGATCGCGCCTTGGGTGGATGAGATGTTGGCGGCGGGTCACACCAGCTTCTACAAGACCGAAGGCGGCAAGCGGATGTACTACGATGCCGCCAGCAAGGGCTACAAGGTCATCCCGCGTGCGGATGGCATCCTCGTGCTGAGCGACCTGCCCGAAAGCAGTGTGGTGTGGAAGAACAGCGCCGCCACCGTGCGTCACCTGGGTGATGGCATCCTGAGCGTGAGCTGGACGAGCAAGATGAACACCATCGGCGCGGAGGTGATCCAGGGCCTCAACAAGGCCATCGACCTCGCCGAGCAGGGCTACAGGGGCCTGGTGGTCTACAACGACGGCGCCAACTTCAGCGCGGGCGCCAACGTGGGCATGATCTTCATGATGGCCGTGGAGCAGGAGTACGACGACCTGGAGATGGCCGTGCGCACCTTCCAGAACACCATGATGCGCATGCGCTACAGCAGCATCCCCGTGGTGGCGGCCCCGCACCAACTGACTCTGGGGGGCGGCACGGAGCTCTGCCTGCACGCGGACAAGGTGGTGGCGCACGCCGAGACCTACATGGGCCTGGTGGAGTTCGGCGTGGGCGTGATCCCCGGCGGAGGCGGCACCAAGGAGTTCGCCCTGCGCCTCGCCGACGAGCTGAAGGAAGGCGACATCCGCATCAATGCCATGCGCGAGCGCTTCCTCACCATCGGCCAGGCCAAGGTGGCCACCAGCGGGCACGAGGCCTTCGCGCTCGGCTACCTGCGCAAGGGCCAGGACGAGGTGATCGTGAGCCGCGCCCACCAGCTGGCCTACGCCAAGGCCTGCGCGCTGGAACTCTGGAACAAGGGCTACACCAAGCCCGCGCCCCGCAAGGACATCAAGGTGCTGGGGCAGGAAGGCCTCGGCATTGTGTACGTGGGCGCCAACAGCATGCTCAGCGGCAACTACATCAGCCAGCACGATGCGCTGATCAGCGAGAAGCTGGGCTACGTGCTGTGCGGCGGAGACCTCAGCGAGGCGACGGAGGTCTCGGAGCAATACCTGCTGGACCTCGAGCGGAAGGCCTTCGTGGAGCTGTGTATGCAGCGGAAGACGTTGGAGCGGTTGCAGAGCATCATTACCAGCGGGAAAGTGCTGCGGAATTGA
- a CDS encoding acetyl-CoA C-acyltransferase, with protein MNAYIIAGFRSAVGKAPRGKFRFTRPDELAAHVVNHLVSSVPGLDRTRIDDVIVGNATPEAEQGLNIGRMISLMGLNTDKVPGMTVNRYCSSGSETIAIAAAKIHSGQADVIVAGGVECMSPIPFGGWRIVPNAKVGKAQPTYYWGMGLTAEAVARDFKVSREDQDAFSLRSHEKALAAISAGKFTDEIVPYTVERVYLDGKEKRQVEHYVVDTDEGPRASTLEALAKLKPVFDAKGSVTAGNASQTSDGAAFVLVVSERMLKELNVKPIARLLSYHVAGVEPRIMGIGPVAAVPKALEKAGLKLSDIGLFELNEAFASQSLAVVRELDIDPELVNVNGGAIALGHPLGCTGAKLSVQLFNEMRRRKQKYGVVTMCVGTGQGAASVFELLN; from the coding sequence ATGAACGCATACATCATCGCCGGTTTCCGCTCCGCCGTGGGCAAAGCGCCCCGCGGCAAATTCCGTTTCACCCGTCCGGACGAATTGGCCGCGCACGTTGTGAACCACCTGGTGAGCTCGGTGCCCGGGCTGGACCGCACGCGCATCGACGACGTGATCGTGGGCAACGCCACGCCCGAGGCCGAGCAGGGCCTGAACATCGGCCGCATGATCAGCCTGATGGGCCTGAACACCGACAAGGTGCCGGGCATGACGGTGAACCGCTACTGCAGCAGCGGCAGCGAGACCATCGCCATCGCGGCGGCCAAGATCCACAGCGGGCAGGCCGACGTGATCGTGGCGGGCGGCGTGGAGTGCATGAGCCCGATCCCCTTCGGCGGCTGGCGCATCGTACCGAACGCCAAGGTGGGCAAGGCGCAGCCCACGTACTACTGGGGCATGGGCCTCACCGCCGAGGCCGTGGCGCGCGACTTCAAGGTGAGCCGCGAGGACCAGGACGCCTTCAGCCTGCGCAGCCACGAGAAGGCGCTGGCCGCCATCAGCGCCGGCAAGTTCACCGACGAGATCGTGCCCTACACCGTGGAGCGCGTGTACCTGGATGGGAAGGAGAAGCGCCAGGTGGAGCACTACGTGGTGGACACCGATGAAGGTCCGCGCGCGAGCACCTTGGAGGCGCTGGCGAAGCTGAAGCCGGTGTTCGACGCGAAGGGCAGCGTGACGGCGGGCAACGCCAGCCAGACCAGCGACGGCGCGGCCTTCGTGCTGGTGGTGAGCGAGCGCATGCTGAAGGAGCTCAATGTGAAACCGATCGCCCGCCTCCTCTCCTACCACGTGGCGGGCGTGGAGCCGCGCATCATGGGCATCGGTCCGGTGGCGGCGGTGCCGAAGGCGCTGGAGAAGGCCGGGCTGAAGCTGAGCGACATCGGCCTGTTCGAGCTGAACGAGGCCTTCGCCTCGCAATCGCTGGCGGTGGTGCGCGAGCTGGACATCGACCCGGAGCTGGTGAACGTGAACGGCGGGGCGATCGCGTTGGGGCATCCGCTGGGGTGTACGGGCGCGAAGCTGAGCGTGCAGCTGTTCAACGAGATGCGGCGGCGGAAGCAGAAGTACGGGGTGGTGACGATGTGCGTGGGGACGGGGCAGGGTGCGGCGAGTGTGTTTGAGCTGTTGAATTGA
- a CDS encoding ATP-binding protein, which yields MVIDNPFAVNAYVSPQLFCDREAETATITSALRNGRHVMLYSPRRYGKTGLIHHVFNGLARTRGVRTVFTDVYAARDAHEFNTILLNAVHEALNPSPKLFLKNVMAWFSALRPVVSIDELSGKPSIALERGSARQDEATTREIFRILNAQGRTIFLAIDEFQQVATFKDVRMDAVLRTELQRSPKVRCIFSGSQRHLLLDLFNDVKNPFFGSADQVELQRIDRATYAAFAVAVMKRHKRTLKLEDALFCYDLCRGHTYYVQVLFNRLFGDARPLERDTVVQVLLSIVREQDAIMATLRSALTKNQWDLFAAISREGEVDTPTAGAFIKKHDLPSSAALVHALQALVDRELIHVTGYTEDAGKPIYAPYNPFMGAWFKYR from the coding sequence ATGGTCATCGACAACCCCTTCGCGGTGAACGCGTACGTCTCCCCGCAGCTGTTCTGTGACCGGGAGGCGGAGACGGCCACCATCACCTCGGCGTTGCGGAACGGGCGGCACGTGATGCTCTACAGCCCGCGCCGCTATGGCAAGACCGGGCTGATCCACCATGTGTTCAACGGGCTGGCCCGGACGCGGGGTGTGCGGACGGTGTTCACGGACGTGTATGCGGCCCGCGACGCCCATGAGTTCAACACCATCCTGCTCAATGCGGTGCATGAGGCGCTGAACCCTTCGCCGAAGCTCTTCCTGAAGAACGTGATGGCCTGGTTCTCCGCGCTGCGTCCCGTGGTGAGCATCGACGAGCTCTCCGGCAAGCCCAGCATCGCCCTGGAGCGGGGAAGCGCCCGGCAGGATGAGGCCACCACACGCGAGATCTTCCGGATCCTGAACGCCCAAGGCCGCACCATCTTCCTGGCGATCGACGAGTTCCAACAGGTGGCCACGTTCAAGGATGTCCGCATGGACGCCGTGCTGCGCACCGAACTCCAGCGCAGCCCGAAGGTCCGCTGCATCTTCTCCGGCAGCCAGCGGCACCTGCTGCTCGACCTCTTCAACGATGTGAAGAACCCGTTCTTCGGCAGTGCGGACCAGGTGGAACTACAACGGATCGACCGCGCCACCTATGCCGCCTTCGCCGTGGCGGTGATGAAGCGCCACAAGCGGACCTTGAAGCTGGAGGACGCCCTGTTCTGTTACGACCTCTGCCGGGGCCACACCTATTACGTCCAGGTGCTGTTCAACCGGCTCTTCGGCGATGCCCGTCCATTGGAGCGCGACACCGTCGTGCAGGTCCTCCTTTCCATCGTGCGCGAGCAGGATGCCATCATGGCCACCCTGCGCAGCGCGCTCACGAAGAACCAGTGGGACCTGTTCGCCGCGATCTCGCGCGAAGGTGAAGTGGATACGCCCACCGCAGGGGCGTTCATCAAGAAGCACGATCTGCCTTCCTCGGCAGCCCTGGTGCATGCGCTCCAAGCCTTGGTGGACCGCGAGCTGATCCATGTGACGGGATACACGGAGGATGCCGGCAAGCCCATCTACGCGCCGTACAACCCGTTCATGGGGGCATGGTTCAAGTACCGGTAG
- a CDS encoding acyl-CoA dehydrogenase family protein has protein sequence MSTDVKKALQGGEFLIRTSDPQDIFIPEEFNEEQGMIAQTATDFLAAEVWPHLDRIDSMEEGLMPKILEKAGELGLLGISIPEEYGGFGKDFVTGMLVTEKTGAGHSYSVAMAAHTGIGTLPLLYYGNAEQKAKYVPKLATGEWKACYCLTEPGSGSDANSGKTKAVLSPDGKHWILNGQKMWITNGGFADLFTVFAKVVDPATGVEDENLTAFLVEKSFGGITLNPEEKKMGIKGSSTRQVFFNDCKVPVENMLSERQNGFKIAVNILNIGRIKLAGAALGGAKAVVDTSVKYANERIQFGKPISAFGAIRQKLADQATYCYVVESATYRCSQDMENAIEALEAGGADHAKALLKGVEQYAAEAAILKVAGSECLDYVCDEGVQIYGGMGYSAESPVERAYRDSRINRIFEGTNEINRMLTVDMLLKRAMKGQLDLMGPAQAVAAELMGIPDMPEPDDSLLGDEKRMVANFKKAVLMVAGGAAQKLGLELAKHQETLMHIADMVIDTYLAESTLLRTQKLAEMKGAANVQEQIAMCQLYIHDAADRIHKWAKEAVCNFAEGDERQAMLMGAKRWSKNTPLNTAELRKAVAKRMIAEGKYCF, from the coding sequence ATGAGCACCGATGTGAAGAAAGCCCTCCAGGGCGGCGAATTCCTGATCCGCACCAGCGACCCGCAGGACATCTTCATCCCCGAGGAGTTCAACGAGGAACAGGGCATGATCGCGCAGACGGCCACGGACTTCCTGGCCGCCGAGGTGTGGCCGCACCTGGACCGCATCGACAGCATGGAGGAAGGGCTGATGCCGAAGATCCTGGAGAAGGCCGGTGAGCTGGGGCTGCTGGGCATCTCGATCCCCGAGGAGTACGGCGGCTTCGGCAAGGACTTCGTGACCGGCATGCTGGTGACGGAGAAGACCGGCGCGGGGCACAGCTACAGCGTGGCGATGGCGGCGCACACGGGCATCGGCACCCTGCCCCTGCTCTACTACGGCAACGCCGAGCAGAAGGCGAAGTACGTGCCCAAGCTGGCCACCGGCGAGTGGAAGGCCTGCTACTGCCTGACCGAGCCCGGCAGCGGCAGCGACGCCAACAGCGGCAAGACCAAGGCCGTGCTGAGCCCCGACGGCAAGCACTGGATCCTGAACGGGCAGAAGATGTGGATCACCAACGGCGGCTTCGCGGACCTGTTCACCGTGTTCGCCAAGGTGGTGGACCCCGCGACGGGCGTGGAGGACGAGAACCTCACGGCCTTCCTGGTGGAGAAGAGCTTCGGCGGCATCACGCTGAACCCCGAGGAGAAGAAGATGGGGATCAAGGGCAGCAGCACACGGCAGGTGTTCTTCAACGACTGCAAGGTGCCGGTGGAGAACATGTTGAGCGAGCGGCAGAACGGCTTCAAGATCGCGGTGAACATCCTGAACATCGGCCGCATCAAGCTGGCCGGTGCGGCGCTGGGCGGTGCGAAGGCCGTGGTGGACACCAGCGTGAAATACGCCAACGAGCGCATCCAGTTCGGCAAGCCGATCAGCGCGTTCGGCGCCATCCGCCAGAAGCTGGCCGACCAGGCCACCTACTGCTACGTGGTGGAGAGCGCCACCTACCGCTGCAGCCAGGACATGGAGAACGCGATCGAGGCCCTGGAGGCCGGCGGGGCGGATCATGCCAAGGCGCTGCTGAAGGGCGTGGAACAGTACGCTGCCGAGGCCGCGATCCTGAAGGTGGCCGGCAGCGAATGCCTGGACTACGTGTGCGACGAGGGCGTGCAGATCTACGGCGGCATGGGCTACAGCGCCGAGAGCCCCGTGGAGCGCGCCTACCGCGACAGCCGCATCAACCGGATCTTCGAAGGCACCAACGAGATCAACCGCATGCTCACGGTGGACATGCTGCTGAAGCGCGCGATGAAAGGCCAGCTCGACCTGATGGGTCCGGCGCAGGCCGTGGCCGCGGAGCTGATGGGCATTCCGGACATGCCGGAGCCGGACGATTCACTGCTCGGCGACGAAAAGCGCATGGTGGCGAACTTCAAGAAGGCCGTGCTGATGGTGGCCGGTGGCGCTGCACAGAAGCTGGGTCTGGAGCTCGCGAAGCACCAAGAGACCCTGATGCACATCGCCGACATGGTGATCGACACCTACCTGGCGGAGAGCACGCTGCTTCGCACGCAGAAGCTCGCGGAAATGAAGGGTGCCGCGAACGTGCAGGAGCAGATCGCCATGTGCCAGCTGTACATCCACGACGCCGCCGACCGCATCCACAAGTGGGCGAAGGAGGCGGTGTGCAACTTCGCCGAGGGCGATGAGCGCCAGGCGATGCTGATGGGCGCCAAGCGTTGGAGCAAGAACACGCCGTTGAACACGGCCGAGCTGCGCAAGGCGGTGGCGAAGAGGATGATCGCGGAGGGGAAGTACTGCTTCTGA
- a CDS encoding MarR family transcriptional regulator: MKPEETIDFPIRRVWSRISRLYNTEAAKYGGSMAIGQILLNIEPEGTPSTKLGPKMGMEARSLVRTLQTMEDEGLIKRIADTADKRVVRIHLTAKGKQMRDVSRNTVIKFNEAVQRRFTPAQLSNFRQVMSELDRILEQEQLF, translated from the coding sequence ATGAAGCCCGAAGAGACCATCGACTTCCCCATCCGACGCGTGTGGAGCCGGATCTCGCGCCTGTACAACACCGAGGCGGCCAAGTACGGGGGCAGCATGGCCATCGGGCAGATCCTCCTGAACATCGAGCCCGAGGGGACACCCAGCACCAAGCTCGGTCCGAAGATGGGCATGGAGGCACGGAGCCTTGTGCGCACCCTGCAGACCATGGAGGACGAGGGCCTCATCAAGCGCATCGCCGACACCGCCGACAAGCGCGTGGTGCGCATCCACCTCACGGCGAAGGGCAAGCAGATGCGCGACGTGAGCCGCAACACCGTGATCAAGTTCAACGAGGCGGTGCAGCGCCGCTTCACGCCCGCACAACTGAGCAACTTCCGGCAGGTGATGTCGGAGCTCGATCGGATACTTGAACAGGAACAACTCTTCTGA